CCGACCAGCGCGGTACCGGCGCCGCCGCGTACGAGGCCGATGCCGGCCCATAGGTTCGGGTGGATCTCCAGGCTGTTGGAGCTTCCGCCGTGCAGGGCGAGCATGCGCCGCTGGCCCTCGGACTCGCTGCGCGCCAGCCCTTCCTGGACGGACCTGACGGTGGCCGGGTCGAAGCCCTGGAGGAGCCGGTCGGCCTCCGCCCAGGCCTGTTCGGCGGTGTCGCGCGTGATGACGTGCAGCCGGATCCCGAAGCGGACGGTGCGGCCCTCCTTCTCGGCGAGGCCGCGGATCCAGGCGATCTTCTCGGCGACCTGGGCGGGCGGCTCGCCCCAGGTGAGGTAGACATCGCTGTGCCGCGCCGCGATCTCCCCCGCGACGGGCGAGGAGCCACCGAAGTACACCTCGGGAACGGGGTCGGGCAGCCGGGCGAGCCGTGCGTCCTGCACCTGGAGGTGTTCGCCCGCGAGATCGACGGTGTCGCCGGCCCACAGCCCCCGGACGATCTCCAGGAATTCACCGGTGCGCGCGTACCGGGATTCCTTGTCGAGGAAGTCGCCGTAGGCGCGCTGCTCGCGGCTCTCGCCGCCCGTCACGACGTTCAGCAGAAGTCTGCCGCCGGTCTGGCGCTGGTACGTGGACGCCATCTGCGCGGCGAGCGTGGGCGAGACGAAGCCGGGCCGGAACGCGACGAGGAACTTCAGGCGCTCGGTCTGCTGGCTGAGCATGGCGGTGGTCAGCCAGGCGTCCTCGCACCAGGCGCCGGTGGGGGTCAGCGCGCCGACGAAGCCGAGGTCCTCGGCGGCGCGGGCTATCTGCGTGAGGTAGCCGATGGACGGGGGCCGGTCACCGCCCGCCGCGGTCACGGGTGTGCCGTGACCACCGCCGACGACGTGGCGGCTGTCGCCGTTGGTCGGCAGGAACCAGTGGAAGGTGAGGGACACGGGCGGGCTCCGATCGCAAGGGACTACAACGGGCTGTCAACAGGCCCCGACTGGGCTGGAGTTGACGGGTCAGCTCGCCGCGGCGAGCAGGGGCCTCGCGGTGCGCGTGAGCGCGCCGGAGAACTGGTCGACGACGCGGCTGAGCGCCTCGGCCGGCCCCGGCGCGACACCGACCGTGCCGTCCGGGGCGACGGTGATGTCCTTGTCGAGGGTGAACCACCCCTGGACGATGTGGTCGGCGCCCATGGAGTTGAGGACGGGCCGCAGCGCGTAGTCGAGGGCGAGGACATGGGCGGTGGTGCCGCCGGTGGCGAGCGGCAGCACGGTCTTGCCGTCGAGTCCGTACTGCGGCAGCAGGTCGAGGAGCGCCTTGAGGAGCCCGGAGTACGCGGCCTTGTAGACGGGCGTCGCGACGACGACCCCGTCGGCGCGGGCGAGGAGCTCGGTCACCTCGACGATGGCCGGGTGGGCGAAGTCCGCGCCGAGGAGCGCCTCGGCGGGCAGGGTGCGGACGTCGAGCGCTATGACGTCGTGGCCCTGCGCTTCGAGCCGTGCGTCGAGGTGGCGCAGAAGCCGCGCCGTGCGGGATGTGGCGGAGGGACTTCCGGAAATGGAGAGGACGGTGGCCATGACGGGACCCTTCGGACTGGAATTCGGCACGTGGAATGCGGGCAATGCGAAAGGCGTGAACGCGGGAATCGCAGGAGTGCCGAAATTCAGGAATTCGCGCATGCCGAATACGCGGTGCGGTTCAGTGAGGTGCGGTGGGAAGCCGTGCGGAAATCGATCGGCACGGTGGAGGTCCGACGATGGCGGCCGCCGTGGAGGCGGCCTGGTCGCCGGGGCGCGTGTGGCTCGTCAGAGGGCGCGGCAACAGAAGGAGCTGGAGACGCGCGCGAGGTCGACATGGCGTCGCCGCGTGAGGTCCAGTCTCGTGTTCATGCCACCGATCCAACCAGGGGCGCGTCGCGCCAGTCAAGAAATCTCCGTGCCGGTCTCGCATCGCGGAACGGACTTCCGATGGAGGGAGAATGGACTCGAAGGGCGAGTCCCTTTCGGGAATCCCTTGGTGAGTGCGGCTTATCGGCGGGAGCCCGTACCCTCGTGCGCCGCACCGCGACCCGGTGCACGATGGCTGCATGCTGTTCTCCCGGCTCGCACAGGTGTCCCAGGAGGTCGCGGCCACCAGGGCGCGGTCACGGAAGATCGCGCTGCTCGCCGAGCTCTTCCGGGCGGCGGAGCCGGACGACGTGCCGATCGTGATCCCTTACCTGGCGGGACGCCTCCCGCAGGGGCGTCTCGGCATCGGGTGGCGGGTGCTGCGTGACCCGGTGGCACCGGCCGCGCAGCCCCGGCTGACGGTCCAGGACGTCGACGCCGCGCTGGCCGCCCTGGGCGATGTGGCAGGCGCCGGGTCGCAGGCCGAACGGACCCGTCTCGTCGGGGAGTTGATGGGCGCCGCGACCGAGGACGAGCAGCGGTTCCTGTTCGGTCTGCTCACCGGCGAGGTGCGGCAGGGGGCGCTCGACGCGGTGGCTCTGGAGGGGCTGGCGCAGGCGACCGGCGCGCCGCCGGAGGAGGTGCGGCGCGCGGTGATGCTGACCGGGTCGCTCCAGGTGGTGGCGCAGGCCCTACTGGCCGAGGGCCCGGACGCGCTGGGCGAGTTCCAACTCACCGTCGGCCGCCCGGTGTTCCCGATGCTGGCGCACAGCGCGCCCTCGGTCGGGGAGGCCGTGGACAAGCTCGGGGCGTGCGCGGTGGAGGAGAAGCTGGACGGCATCCGCGTACAGGTCCACCGCGACGGCGACGTCGTACGCGTCTACACGCGCACGCTCGACGACATCACCGACCGGTTGCCCGAGGTGACGGCCGTGGCCGCCGGGCTCGACGGGGACCGCTTCATCCTCGACGGGGAGGTCATCGCGCTCGACGGGGACGGCCGGCCGCGCCCGTTCCAGGAGATCGCGAGCCGTGTGGGTTCGCGGGTGGACGTGGTGACGGCCGCCGGGTCCGTACCCGTGGTGCCGGTGTTCTTCGACGTCTTGTACGCGGGCGGGGACGAGCTGCTCGATCTGCCGTTCGCCGAGCGCCACGCGCGCCTGGCGCGGCTGGTGCCGAAGGTGATGCGGGTGCGCCACGTCGTCGTTCCGGACGGGGAGGACGCGGCGGCCCGTGCGGCGGCCGACGCGTTCTTCGCCGACACCCTGCGCCGCGGTCATGAGGGCGTCGTCGCGAAGGGGCTCGACGCCCCGTACAGCGCGGGGCGGCGCGGCGCGTCCTGGCTGAAGGTGAAGCCCGTCCACACGCTGGACCTGGTGGTGCTCGCGGCGGAGTGGGGGCACGGCCGGCGGACGGGCAAGCTGTCGAATCTGCACCTCGGTGCGCGCAGGCCGGACGGCTCCTTCGCGATGCTGGGCAAGACGTTCAAGGGGCTCACGGACGCGCTGCTCGCCTGGCAGACGGAGCGGCTGCGGGAGATGGCCACGAGCGACGACGGACATGTCGTCACGGTGCGGCCCGAGTTGGTCGTGGAGATCGCCTACGACGGTCTGCAGAAGTCCACCCGCTACCCGGCCGGCGTCACGCTGCGCTTCGCGCGCGTGGTGCGGTACCGCGAGGACAAGACGGCCGAGGACGCGGACACGGTCGAGACGGTGCTCGCCGCGTACCCAGCCCCGTGACAAGACCGTTTCTTTGCCAAATATTGGGGCCGATAGGGTGACACATGGCGCCCGGTACCTGCAGGCGCCATGTATCACCCAGGACAAGCACGGACAAGGGGAGAGCTGTGCCCGCTTCACGTCTGAGCCGCACGCCACTGCCGGGGATCGGCTTCCGGTACGACCTGACCACCCGCGACCAACGCCAGGTGTCGGTGGTCGCGCACCGGGACGGCGGGCGCACCCTGAGCGCCTACCGGACCGACGACCCGGACGCCTGCGACCTGTCGCTGAAGCTGACGTCCGGTGAGGCGGCCGCGCTGATCGACGCGCTGATGCCGTCCCACCACAGCCCGAACCTGCTGCACACCACCGATCTGGGCCTCGTCGCCGAGCGCATCGAGATCGGCGCGACCTCGCACTGGAACGGGCGCCTGCTCGGCGAGACCCAGCTGCGCACAGAGACCGGCGCCTCGATCGTGGCCGTGCTGCGGCGCGCCGAGGCGATCCCGTCGCCCACCCCCGACTTCCGGCTCGCCGGCGGGGACACCGTGATCGTCATCGGCACCCGCGAGGGCGTGGAAGCGGCGGCGACGATACTCGGAAGGGAGTGATCGGATGCACTCCGCGGTGTTCCTCATCGAGTTCGGGGCGATCATCCTCGCGCTCGGCCTGCTGGGCAGATTCGCCGGGCGGTTCCGGTTCTCACCCATCCCCCTCTACCTCCTCGCGGGCCTCGCGTTCGGCGAGGGCGGGCTGCTCCCGCTCGGCGCGAGCGAGGAGTTCGTGGCGATCGGCGCCGAGATCGGCGTCATCCTGCTGCTGCTGATGCTGGGCCTGGAGTACACGGCCAGCGATCTCGTCAGCAACCTCAAGACGCAGTACCCGGCGGGCCTCGTCGACTGCGCGTTCAACGCGCTGCCGGGCGCCGCGGCCGCGCTGCTGATGGGGTGGGGCCCGGTGGCGGCCGTCGTCCTCGCCGGTGTCACGTGGATCTCGTCATCGGGTGTGATCGCCAAGGTGCTCGGCGACCTCGGCCGGGTCGGCAACCGGGAGACCCCCGTGATCCTCAGCATCCTGGTCCTCGAGGACCTGGCGATGGCGGTCTATCTGCCGATCATCACGGCGCTGCTCGCCGGTGTCGGCTGGGCGGCGGGCGGTGTCACCCTGGCCATCGCGCTCGGGGCCGCCGGCCTCGTCCTGTTCCTCGCGGTGCGGTACGGCCGTCTCATCTCCCGGTTCGTCTCCAGCGACGACCCGGAGAAGCTGCTCCTGGTGGTGCTCGGCCTGACGATCCTGGTCGCGGGGATCGCGCAGCAGCTCCAGGTGTCGGCGGCGGTCGGCGCGTTCCTCGTCGGCATCGCCCTGTCCGGTGAGGTCGCCGAGGGCGCCCACTCGCTGCTGCTACCGCTGCGCGACCTGTTCGCCGCCGTGTTCTTCGTCTTCTTCGGCCTGCACACCGACCCCGCGAGCATCCCGCCCGTCCTGCTTCCGGCGCTCGCTCTCGCCGTCGTCACGGCCTGCACGAAGATCGCGACCGGCTACTGGGCGGCGCGGCGGGCGAAGATCTCCGTCAAGGGCCGCTGGCGTGCCGGCGGCGCTCTCGTGGCGCGTGGCGAGTTCTCCATCGTCATCGCGGGCCTGGCGGTCACGGCCGGGATCGAGCCCAGGCTCGGTCCGCTGGCGACCGCGTACGTCCTGATCCTCGTCATCGTCGGACCGCTGACGGCGCGCTTCACCGAGCCCGTCGCCGTGCGCGTGTCGCGGTGGCGGCAGCGTGGCGACGCACCGGCCGCGGTGGTCACCGCGGGCGCTGGCATCGTGCCCGCGCCGCGGGACGCGCAGGATCCGGTCGGCCCCGAGGCGGAGGCGCACGGCACGTCCGGGCGGGCCTCGAACTCCTCGTCCTGATCCGGTCACCCGACCGGGCGTAGACCGTCCAGGTCGCCGCCCGGTACGGGTGCCCGGACCACGGACACGATCCGTGCCGGCCGGGTGCGGAGCGAAGGCGGGGACCAATCTGCCCAAAACCGTTCGGGGCACACGACTGAGCATGGGCTCTGGCAACAGGACTCACTCCCGCTCAGTCCTCAGGACGAACCGCCCACCTGCCGGCCGGTGTCGACCATCGCGGACGCCACGCCCGCGTCGTGCACGGCGAGACGGTCTTCTGGAGGCACCGCGGATCGCCCGCCCCATTCCAGGCGCCGTTTCACATGGAGCGCGCCGACACTGGTGCCATGGCGTACAAGAAGCAGAGCGCGGGCCTGCTGCTGTTCCGGCGCACGGCCGCCGGTACCGAGGTGCTGCTCGGACACATGGGCGGCCCGTTCTGGGAGCGGCGCGACGCCGGGGCGTGGACCGTGCCGAAGGGCGAGTACGAGGACGACGAGGAACCGTGGGCGGCGGCGCGCAGGGAGTTCCAGGAGGAACTGGGCCTTGCCCCGCCGGACGGCACGCCGGTGCCGCTCGGTGACACCGTGCAGTCCGGCGGCAAGCACGTCACCGTGTGGGCCGTGGAGGGCGACCTCGACCTGGACGGCTTCGTGCCCGGCACGTTCACGATGGAGTGGCCGAAGGGCTCGGGGCGCATGGCCGAGTTCCCCGAGCTGGACCGCGCTGCCTGGCTCGGGCTCGACGCGGCGCGTCCCCTCGTGGTGCAGGCGCAGACCGTCTTCCTCGACCGGCTCGCCGAGCACGTCTGACTGCCGCGCCACTGGGTACACGGTCCGTCCGCGTTGCGCGGCGCGACGTGGCGCGGCAAGGTCGAAGCACCGCGCAGAGGAGGTCACCCCCATGCCCATCGCGACGGTCAACCCCGCGAACGGCGAGACGCTCAAGACGTACGACGCCCTGACCGACGAGGAGATCGAGCACCGGCTCCTTCTCGCCGCCGGCACGTTCCGCACGTACCGCACCACCACGTTCTTCGAACGGGCCCGGCTGCTCCAGGCCGCCGCGGACCTCCTCGACGCGGACCGTGACGACATCGCGCGCGTCATGACCACCGAGATGGGCAAGCCCGTCGTGGCGGCCCGCGCGGAGGCCGCGAAGTGCGCGAAGGCGATGCGCTGGTACGCGGAGCACGCGCAGGAACTCCTCGCCGACGAGCACCCCTCGGCCAAGGACGTGGAGGACTCCGGCGCGGTCAGCGCCCATGTCCGCTACCGGCCGCTGGGCGTCGTCCTCGCCGTCATGCCGTGGAACTTCCCGCTGTGGCAGGTCGTACGGTTCGCCGCGCCCGCCCTGATGGCAGGAAACGTGGGACTGCTCAAGCACGCGTCGAACGTGCCGCAGACCGCGCTGTACCTCCAGGACCTGTTCCGCAGGGCCGGGTTCCCCGACGGGTGCTTCCAGACGCTGCTCATCGGCTCGCGCGCGGTCGAGGGCGTACTCCGCGATGAGCGGGTCGTGGCGGCGACGCTGACCGGGAGCGAGCCGGCGGGACGTTCCGTCGCCTCGATCGCGGGCGACGAGGTCAAGAAGACCGTCCTTGAGCTGGGCGGCAGCGACCCGTTCGTCGTGCTGCCGTCGGCCGACGTGGCGAAGGCCGCGAAGGTCGCTGTGACGGCGCGGGCGCAGAACAACGGGCAGTCGTGCATCGCGGCGAAGCGGTTCATCGTGCACACGGACGTGTACGACGAGTTCGCCGAGCTGTTCGTCTCCGGGATGCGGGCCCTGCGGGTGGGCGACCCGATGGACGAGAACACCGACGTCGGCCCGCTCGCCAGCGAGCAGGGCCGCGCCGACCTGGAAGAACTCGTGGACGACGCCGTGGAGTGCGGCGCGACGGTGCTGTGCGGCGGCCGGCGCCCCGAGGCGTACGCCAAGAGCGGCTGGTACTACGAGCCGACGGTCATCACCGACATCACGCAGGACATGCGCATCCACCGCGAGGAGACCTTCGGCCCGGTCGCCACGCTGTACCGCGTCGGCGACCTGGACGAGGCCGTCGCCCTCGCCAACGACTCACCGTTCGGGCTGAGTTCCAACGTGTGGACACATGACGCGGCGGAGATCGACCGCTTCGCCCGCGACATCGAGGCGGGCGGCGTCTACGTCAACGGAATGACAGCCTCACACCCAGCCTTCCCGTTCGGCGGCGTCAAGCGCTCCGGCTACGGCAGGGAGCTCTCGGACCACGGAATCCGCGAGTTCTGCAACATCACCACGGTGTGGGTCGGGGCCTGAACCGTCCGCGCCATGCCCTTGAGGTCGGGGATCAGGGCGGGCCTCTGGCATGGCCTGTGGGGCACGCACCATGAACACGTCGATCGGGTCCTCCGATTCGAGGGTGAAGCCGTGGCGCTCGTAGAGGCGGCGGGCCGCGCTGCCCTGGACGACGTCCAGGCGTACGGTCTCGCCCGCCGCGTCGGCCCGGTCGAGCAGTGCGCGCAGGACGGCCGTGCCGAGACCCCTGCCCTGCTGTTCCGGGGCGAGGTAGAAGTGCTCGATCCACTGGCCCCCGGACTGCGCCGGGCGCATCGTGACGCTGCCCACGAACGCACCGTCGGCCAGGACGACGGAGGTGTACCGCTCGGAGAACGTGTCACGCAGCCGCTGCCGGACTCGGTGCTCGTCGTAGCGGCCGAGGCGCACCAGGTCCGGTCGCATGACGACGGCGCGCAGCTCGGCGATCGGCTCCACGTCGGCGGGCCCGGCAGCCCTCAGCTCCCACCGGACGCCGGGCGGCCGGCCTGCCTCGGAACCCTCCTGACCAGGCGGTTCCGCGTACTCCGTCGTGCGTGTGTTCATCGCCGAAGTATCCCAGAGGCCACGTACGTCCCGGTGCGCCGCCCGGGGGCAACGGCTGAGGTTCGGCCCCCGCACGGAAGTTGGCGGGGGCCGAACCGGGCACTACGCGCGCGTGGCCGTCAGCCCCGGGCCGCCAGCAGGTGGTCCATCGCCAGCTGGTCGAGGCGCTCGAAGGCCATGCCGCGGGCGGCGGCCGCCTCCACGTCGAAGCCCTCGAAGGCGCTCGCGTCGGCG
The DNA window shown above is from Streptomyces sp. NBC_01445 and carries:
- a CDS encoding putative leader peptide, translating into MNTRLDLTRRRHVDLARVSSSFCCRAL
- the ssuE gene encoding NADPH-dependent FMN reductase gives rise to the protein MATVLSISGSPSATSRTARLLRHLDARLEAQGHDVIALDVRTLPAEALLGADFAHPAIVEVTELLARADGVVVATPVYKAAYSGLLKALLDLLPQYGLDGKTVLPLATGGTTAHVLALDYALRPVLNSMGADHIVQGWFTLDKDITVAPDGTVGVAPGPAEALSRVVDQFSGALTRTARPLLAAAS
- a CDS encoding cation:proton antiporter regulatory subunit — encoded protein: MSRTPLPGIGFRYDLTTRDQRQVSVVAHRDGGRTLSAYRTDDPDACDLSLKLTSGEAAALIDALMPSHHSPNLLHTTDLGLVAERIEIGATSHWNGRLLGETQLRTETGASIVAVLRRAEAIPSPTPDFRLAGGDTVIVIGTREGVEAAATILGRE
- a CDS encoding cation:proton antiporter, producing the protein MHSAVFLIEFGAIILALGLLGRFAGRFRFSPIPLYLLAGLAFGEGGLLPLGASEEFVAIGAEIGVILLLLMLGLEYTASDLVSNLKTQYPAGLVDCAFNALPGAAAALLMGWGPVAAVVLAGVTWISSSGVIAKVLGDLGRVGNRETPVILSILVLEDLAMAVYLPIITALLAGVGWAAGGVTLAIALGAAGLVLFLAVRYGRLISRFVSSDDPEKLLLVVLGLTILVAGIAQQLQVSAAVGAFLVGIALSGEVAEGAHSLLLPLRDLFAAVFFVFFGLHTDPASIPPVLLPALALAVVTACTKIATGYWAARRAKISVKGRWRAGGALVARGEFSIVIAGLAVTAGIEPRLGPLATAYVLILVIVGPLTARFTEPVAVRVSRWRQRGDAPAAVVTAGAGIVPAPRDAQDPVGPEAEAHGTSGRASNSSS
- a CDS encoding ATP-dependent DNA ligase, with the translated sequence MLFSRLAQVSQEVAATRARSRKIALLAELFRAAEPDDVPIVIPYLAGRLPQGRLGIGWRVLRDPVAPAAQPRLTVQDVDAALAALGDVAGAGSQAERTRLVGELMGAATEDEQRFLFGLLTGEVRQGALDAVALEGLAQATGAPPEEVRRAVMLTGSLQVVAQALLAEGPDALGEFQLTVGRPVFPMLAHSAPSVGEAVDKLGACAVEEKLDGIRVQVHRDGDVVRVYTRTLDDITDRLPEVTAVAAGLDGDRFILDGEVIALDGDGRPRPFQEIASRVGSRVDVVTAAGSVPVVPVFFDVLYAGGDELLDLPFAERHARLARLVPKVMRVRHVVVPDGEDAAARAAADAFFADTLRRGHEGVVAKGLDAPYSAGRRGASWLKVKPVHTLDLVVLAAEWGHGRRTGKLSNLHLGARRPDGSFAMLGKTFKGLTDALLAWQTERLREMATSDDGHVVTVRPELVVEIAYDGLQKSTRYPAGVTLRFARVVRYREDKTAEDADTVETVLAAYPAP
- a CDS encoding NUDIX domain-containing protein, with product MAYKKQSAGLLLFRRTAAGTEVLLGHMGGPFWERRDAGAWTVPKGEYEDDEEPWAAARREFQEELGLAPPDGTPVPLGDTVQSGGKHVTVWAVEGDLDLDGFVPGTFTMEWPKGSGRMAEFPELDRAAWLGLDAARPLVVQAQTVFLDRLAEHV
- a CDS encoding GNAT family N-acetyltransferase, encoding MNTRTTEYAEPPGQEGSEAGRPPGVRWELRAAGPADVEPIAELRAVVMRPDLVRLGRYDEHRVRQRLRDTFSERYTSVVLADGAFVGSVTMRPAQSGGQWIEHFYLAPEQQGRGLGTAVLRALLDRADAAGETVRLDVVQGSAARRLYERHGFTLESEDPIDVFMVRAPQAMPEARPDPRPQGHGADGSGPDPHRGDVAELADSVVRELPAVAGALDAAEREGWV
- a CDS encoding NADP-dependent succinic semialdehyde dehydrogenase — encoded protein: MPIATVNPANGETLKTYDALTDEEIEHRLLLAAGTFRTYRTTTFFERARLLQAAADLLDADRDDIARVMTTEMGKPVVAARAEAAKCAKAMRWYAEHAQELLADEHPSAKDVEDSGAVSAHVRYRPLGVVLAVMPWNFPLWQVVRFAAPALMAGNVGLLKHASNVPQTALYLQDLFRRAGFPDGCFQTLLIGSRAVEGVLRDERVVAATLTGSEPAGRSVASIAGDEVKKTVLELGGSDPFVVLPSADVAKAAKVAVTARAQNNGQSCIAAKRFIVHTDVYDEFAELFVSGMRALRVGDPMDENTDVGPLASEQGRADLEELVDDAVECGATVLCGGRRPEAYAKSGWYYEPTVITDITQDMRIHREETFGPVATLYRVGDLDEAVALANDSPFGLSSNVWTHDAAEIDRFARDIEAGGVYVNGMTASHPAFPFGGVKRSGYGRELSDHGIREFCNITTVWVGA
- a CDS encoding LLM class flavin-dependent oxidoreductase, whose protein sequence is MSLTFHWFLPTNGDSRHVVGGGHGTPVTAAGGDRPPSIGYLTQIARAAEDLGFVGALTPTGAWCEDAWLTTAMLSQQTERLKFLVAFRPGFVSPTLAAQMASTYQRQTGGRLLLNVVTGGESREQRAYGDFLDKESRYARTGEFLEIVRGLWAGDTVDLAGEHLQVQDARLARLPDPVPEVYFGGSSPVAGEIAARHSDVYLTWGEPPAQVAEKIAWIRGLAEKEGRTVRFGIRLHVITRDTAEQAWAEADRLLQGFDPATVRSVQEGLARSESEGQRRMLALHGGSSNSLEIHPNLWAGIGLVRGGAGTALVGSHDEVADRVEEYHRLGIDEFVLSGYPHLEEAYWFGEGVLPRLQARGLWAHPHRGSAALTAPQVPFGS